From Amphiura filiformis chromosome 20, Afil_fr2py, whole genome shotgun sequence, a single genomic window includes:
- the LOC140142427 gene encoding melanopsin-like — translation MASLPPVFGIGQLGYDKRFSSCTWDPTHPKSRAYSLLLSAVVYPVSLIIISVCYSVIFVKIRSQTRKIGTAAEPAVSVTESSGMDSGRANVRPSGLQQSISRRHVQVTRNMFLVVLLFVACLTPYAASLMLTNSSEFIVYGAQILLANSCVNPIIYGTRHPDFKVIMKYVVRCRLRDVPDKTMLCKKLLRNETS, via the coding sequence ATGGCCTCTCTTCCACCAGTTTTTGGCATAGGACAGCTTGGGTATGACAAACGTTTTAGTTCCTGTACTTGGGATCCCACACATCCGAAGTCTAGAGCATATAGTTTACTTCTCAGCGCTGTGGTATACCCTGTATCACTTATCATTATATCAGTTTGTTATTCAGTTATTTTCGTTAAGATTAGAAGCCAAACTCGGAAGATAGGAACTGCCGCAGAACCAGCTGTATCCGTGACTGAATCAAGTGGGATGGATTCAGGGAGAGCAAATGTGAGACCATCTGGACTTCAACAGAGTATTTCAAGGCGACATGTACAGGTTACTCGCAACATGTTTTTAGTGGTCCTGTTATTTGTTGCTTGTCTCACACCATACGCCGCTTCACTCATGCTAACGAATAGTTCGGAGTTTATTGTGTATGGTGCACAAATACTACTGGCAAATTCCTGTGTGAATCCTATTATTTACGGAACGAGACATCCTGATTTCAAAGTTATCATGAAATACGTTGTCAGGTGTCGACTGAG